The genome window CAGGGGACCGTGGAGCTTTTTGTGTACAGTGTTGTGGAGCtcctatgattctacgattctacttcatttatttttgtgaagagATCTGAGGCCTAAAGAATTAGCTATTTTTTACATAATTCTGCATCGCTGTTCAGCTTTCTAGTTATGGGTAGGCACAGACTAGTTAGGTTTAGGTACCAGCAGTGGCAAAGCTCAGCACTCTGTGGGACGCACAGTCCTACCAAATCTGTACACTTAAACAAATACCTACAGAAAAAATCCTGGTCTACAATATTGATTTGTAAGATGTTAACATAAACACAGATCATaaaaccattaaggttggaaaaggcctttaaatcatctagtccaactattcAGCTTCTACCGATATTGCCCAGTAACCAtgccctcagtaccacatctacacagttCTTAAACAAATGTAATTGAGAAgaatttctctgctcttttaaGCTTCTAACACCAATTCTAAGGCTAAGTAATTTGTTATGCAAATGCTTGAGTACCACTTTCATTCATCCAGGCAGACATACTGCATGTTTTCAGCACTCCAGTAAAGAGTGGTTGATAAATGGACATTTTCACTCCTCTCAAACCCCTGCTTTACCATTGGCATTGTTTTGGACGTCATTCAGAGAATCACCTTGCCTAAAACCTAACACAAATACTAAACCTAAGCCCCATATTCACACATCTGtctgcttgtttatttgttcttctAATACTTTATAATGCAACTGGTTCATTTTGAGATCAGCTACCCAGGACAGTATGCCTGAACTGCCACATAAACATTGGCAATAtaaatttcttttgtaattttatCCATCCCTGTAGCGTTGTTCCAGTCACCAGTTCTGTTTTAACTGCAGCTTTGTATCAAGTACTACTAGCTGCAATTGTAGTTGTATATAACTAAAGTGCCAAAACTCATATTTTAACTCTGGAAATCTTTCAGCCAATAAGGCTGTCATTACGCTCCCACAATTCAACAAGCACTTCATCCTAAGGCAGTTTGAAACTGACTGCCACAAGTCATTGGTTGTTTTGAATACAGATGAAGTGCAATCACCCACAGTCAGCCCCCTCAGGAAGACACTTGATAATTTCCACATAACCTCATTCTTGAATTTCACTCTTTTCCTCAATATTTGTATTAACACCACCAAAATCATTGAGCTTCATCATTTTCCTCTACATTGGCatgtttcaagaaaaaaattaaaataaataaaaactaagCAAATGTTGGTAAATCATTTACAAAATCATGAGAAACATAATACATGGCATAGTTTGCTGTACTATTCCAATGCCTCACATTTGAGAATGGCAGTATTTCTCTGGGTGAGAGACTGAAAGGCTGGTTTCTGGTTTATCACATGGCTATTTCACAGCTACTGGGTTTCATTACCTCCTTCCATTcccaaaagatttttttcttgtgaaaagaCCTCTCAGTTTTAGTCCAACTTTATGTTCTACTCTTTGTCTTAATTCCTAAGTCTATTATTTGTAGgacttttttctcttgttcacCAGAAAACAGGGTTGTAATGAAAGAGTTTCATAACCAAGTGCGCTTCAACCAACTGAACGTATTCATACGCCAAAACCCCAGGAAACCTAACTGTGGCCTCCACTACTCCTATCAACAGCTGTTGGGCTTCTCTCATAGACTACGGAATTCCTGGACTACTCTCTGCTTCCCTTTGGTGCAGCAAGGAAAGCAGGCTTACTCAGACTTCACCCTGACTTCTAGGTGAGAAAATGCCTTGTCTGAACAGTTACACGTTCACAGTAGATGCTGATAAATAGTCTGAATCATGCATCAGACAAGAGTGAAATGATATCCGTTAGCTATGCTCGCTACAGTGTGCCCTTCTTGCACTGGCTTCTGGGAGTCCACAGTTTGAAAATTTTGTACCACTAGAGGGCAAAATTGACCAAGCCAATGtacagaaatttattttgcaataaGATATAATCAGTTTTAATTGTGACTTAAAGTATGAGAAAAAGCCTTTTCATCTACCCGTACCTTTGGAGAAGATATAGTAACTGTATCACAGACCTTACATCAGCCATACTGAAAGTATTCACAGTTGTAGTTGTGCTAAAACACATCGTCACTTCATTACGTGTGACCCTaaaaattttataaatatttaaattcagcattttttctCAGACATTCAGGTAAGTTCTGGTACACACTGTGATAAGATTCAAACCAATACAGGTGAAAACAAACCAGATACATAACGATTTTGAAATTCGATATATTCCTAGTAATCTGTTTACCAGAAAATTGTTAGGAATTTTCAATTAAAGAAGTGGTACAAGGAAAATCTGTGCTTCTATAAATCTCATGCCAGATTTCAACTCATTCTGAGTGAGCACTCTAGTAGTTCAAGTCTGGTTCAATAGCTATTTACAATGGTTTCAGGATCTGTTTCTGGAGCTAGACATTATCACATAACACGGACACATAGCTATACAGGAGGTAAGTTTTAGTGCAATaaagtgaaaggaagaaagcaaaaagcataTTAAAATGAATAGAGAATAACTCAATATGTCATTCGAACTACTAGGAGGAAGtaacatgtttgttttttatatatacataattttTTGACAGGTTTGCACAGGTGATTCTCCTAATAGAAAGAAATCACAGTTTTGGAAAGATCCTTCTGCCTTATATAAGACTGAGCTTTGATATCAATTCTGTAGAAGAGGGCAACTGTCTTCTCTCCACGCATAAGGAAGGCAACATATTTCATCAAAGGGAGGTCCAGCTTCAAAACTACAATGAGATGCAATTCTACTGATATCTCTGGAGTTGAATCTGCTTGTGGTAGCACTAAATGTGACCCCCTCCAGTGCCAGGATTTTATAAAGATTAGGCCAGCAAGCACATAAAATATCAAAAGCTACAGGAAATTTTCAGCACTTTTCTTCAGCTCCTCAGAAGGGAAGTTGTCAAAGTAGCTGTCTGCTAAGCATATCATCTGCCTCACTATAGAAAAAAAGGATGTCAACACTGCACGTCAAATCCAACCCTgagatgtattttttaatgGGCAGGATCTGATTTAGACTGATCCCAAATCTCTCTGCAATTACCTGCATCTGCAGGAAAGGCACAAAAGGATTTATCTTAAAGAGCTCGCAAACTGTTTTCCAGTCTTGCTTTTTGtgacagaagcaaaataaaaatcttaggaaaatattttcagaggcATTGTTTGAGGATATCACATATTTCAGTTGCTGCCATGCCTTCATGCCACCAGCAGTGCCATACAGGTGCAAGAATGGTGAAGGTTTTGACCAAGGATCACAGGccctcagctcttcctgcaggtGAAGGGAAATCACACTGGGTAGTTGTGAGAGTCACCACATTTCATAGCTagtttctctgctgctgcagatggtCACTTCAGAGTTGTATCCAGTCCATGTTGCTAATTAATTACTTTGTATTAGCCCAAGAGCAGGTATGCAGATGAAAAATCAGTAGTTACAGCAGTTTAGGATTCTGACGTCCGACCCTTCACAGACTTCGTCTCTTATTTACACCTACACAGTGCATACAGAGCCCTAATATAGCTATTTACAAAAACATTGTGAACTCtcatcaataaaataaatggagaagCAAGCAAGGATATTGTTGCCTGTAACTAATCTCTATTCTCCCCTGAGTTAGGTTTGCTGAGCTTAGGTCACCCATGAAGGTAAATAACTTGATAGGTTTTTGTAAAGGCCCCGTGTGTTCTCAGACAAGGAGTACCAAAGAACTGTTCACAGGAAAGCCAGTGGCTTGCCAGTATAAAAAGATGGGATGGCACATCAGCCACTTAGCTGGCACACACTGTTCCTTGTTATTATCTCCCTTCTCTTTTCAGACATCAGAAGCTTTAAAAGGATATGTATAATTCCAATGCATCTTAAATTTTAAGAAAGTCTTAAATtttaagaaaggggaaaaaaagtctttgaattatcatattaatattttcagaCTATATTGAAATGGGACACAAGTATGGCAGAAATGGAGTACCCCTACttctcagctgctgtgctcatGCATGAGGCCGAGCACTTTCCTCAAAAGAGAAcgtttccttccttcctttagaGGAAAGGACTTTCCGTTACCAAACAAATGGGCAACTTTCTAGGATCAATTCCCCAGACTGCCTCCCTGCAATTGCTTCTGATTGAAGATACACAAGAATTCTGTTTTGCAAAGGCATTAGGTAGAAAGGCTTTAATTATTAAAAGAGTGTGAATTAAACAGATACTGTGCTGCACCTACAGTGTCTTGGTGAGAAGGGGCTCTGTAAacagaattattatttcatcAACACAGTAGACTCCTCACTTAATGGCTCACTAACTGGGCCAGAGATGAGATTCGAGGCGAAGAAATCAATGACTCAAAGCAAGAGATTCGGCAAATATGAAACACCTAGTGCTTAGCTCTTAGGATTGCATATTGTCTCCAATGGAAGTGACTTGTATcatgcagggagaaaataacattcctgctgctgtgcccaaCTGTATCCATAGGAGATAACACTGAACTGGTGCTTGCTAGCATTAGACTCCCATACTTTAGGtgtatttcatttgatttttggTGTTCTCCTTCTGTGCTATAGcttctaaataaataagcatcgctacttcatttttccaaaatgttctTAGTGTTACAGCCTTGGCTTTTCTTTTNNNNNNNNNNNNNNNNNNNNNNNNNNNNNNNNNNNNNNNNNNNNNNNNNNNNNNNNNNNNNNNNNNNNNNNNNNNNNNNNNNNNNNNNNNNNNNNNNNNNTTAAAATTTAACCCATAGCCAGATTTCTAACCAGGCTATTCTTCAAGGCATTAGGCTTACGCAGATCCCATAGGGTACAGTTCTTTTAACTGATACCTGTGATTGTGATAGCCTAACTGCAAGCTCTCTGGACTGAGATCAGTCCATGTATTCATTCAGTTTAAGCTGTCCTTGGAAATAAAGCTAGCAGGAAAGATGCTGTAAATATCTACAAAGCAATTTGCAAGGTATGATACTTGTTGCTGAGTACGTGCTACGTGGCATTATTCAGGTCTTTCCCTCAGCAGTGCTTTATCAATACAGGTTTCCTCTAATGTTTATTCTGCAGCTCTAAGACGTTTGCTGTTACACGAAATATTGAAGATTTGGCTGCTAGTAAGATGACTCCAGTTCTTCTACCTGAAGCAGTGCCTGACATAATGAAGATGTCCTTTGACTCGGATTCTGCATCAGGCGAGACTGATAACATCAGGGTAACTGATATACTGTTTGACTATTTTTTGGCTTTTAATCAGgagaaaaccattttttttcccctataggAAAATGTATGATTCATCTCTGACCAGTGTTACCTTGCACAGAATAAGTCACATTCAACCTAATAACACAAACAGCCCTGTagtaacattattttaaagtcTGGATTGTAATCACATCAGACTTACAACActttttcaaaagcaagaaCACTTGCTTTAGTAATTAATTTTACACTGCCATCTACAGGATAGGCCCACAATCTTTAAAACACTTTGCAGCCATAATACAATCATTACACTCCTGAGACAGGCAATACTGCGCAAGATGTTCCAGTATTCAGCTTGTAGAGCTAAATTTACTGCCTATAGTTACCTTGATTCAAGGATGAATGGCAGTTTGTGTGTCAAGTCAAATGACTTCCTAAACTAAAGTTTTCCATAAAAGCAACTACAGTCTTTCTGTGATGGGCAGCATTGTGAAGACCTCACCATAACATTTCCTTCAATGGAAAACTGACAGAGGTGAGGAACATATTGTGCTGTTCTGGTTTCCTTGTCATCCTGCAACTCTGAagtttttcagataaaataagaAACGAGGGTGAGTACAGCACTTTCCTATGGAAAAGTCGATGGGTGAATGTATTGTCAGCTGGAAAAATTTCCAGTATCCTGGAACAAGCAAAGATCTTTGAGCAATATCTGAAAAATGGCACAAACTTGGCCATTTCCCATTATCATTAGCATTccctttggaaagaaaagattagCATTAAAATTCCAGTTTTTCAATGCTGTACATACAAGTTTGGCATTTTGTGAGACATGATGAACCCAGTAAAAAATTAActgcaaaatatgaaaataaaactaatggTCATGTTTCTTTTGCACTTactttgtttctcatttcatGGATTTGAttctaattttaattaattttaattcacTCTTCCAAAAGCATCACTTAGCACATGTACATGGCGCACTTTTAAGTGAAAATTTCTAATATCTGATATGCTTTGGACATCTTGGAAATATTTGTGATCTTCTAGTTGATATATTCTTGCACCCAAGTCACACCACAAGTGAGACAGAATTTTTGTAGGCATAGATGAAGGTTCTGTAGTTCTACCAAattataaagcaaataaaagaactTCAGTCAGTCTAGAGCCACACTCACATTGATTGTGAATGTGTTAACGTAGTCTAATACTCTAGGAAAGcacaataaaataattataattattttgtGATGTAGTTTTCCAGTCTTATGGACTCAAGCACTTTTTTTTGCTCTAGATAGTCTAATTGAGCCATTTAGCTGATAATTTTGTCCAGTTGAAAGCCAAGATGTTCTACATCACAGCCTTGCTGTCTCAAACTGGTTAGTACCTTCTGtagaataaatatatatatgactGAAACAGAATTGATAGCATCTAACCATCTTACTGTTGCCTAGTTTTACTTGACAAGTGTATTATCTAACAGGACGGACAGTCTGTAGAAGATCCTGTTTCATCAGGAAATTCCTTCTCCTTTGGACATTCTTCTTCCTGGAAGGAGCAATTTGTTCAGTCCATGTGCTCCAACGCAAGTACATTTGGGATTCAAGTGTGCATTGAGAAGAAAAGTGTACATGCAGCATTTATCAAAAATGTGCCTCTTTATTACCTTATTGGAGAACATGCCCTTAGAATGAGCTTCAAGCCAGGTAAATACAAttgtgcaaaaaaaagaaagcaatagaTGGGTAGATGAATTGTTGTTggtgtgtgtacatatatatttttatacatacatatatgtctTTTGTACCTTAAGCACCACTAAAACTACTATTAGAACTTTCAGCCTTGCCAATATTGTCAGCAAACTCCATTGCAGCATGAATCCACCTCTCCCCTCTCTGCCTGAGCAGCAATTCCCAATTCCCAGCTCTCCCAGAGAGTGGCCATCCAATGCAGTGCCTCTCAGCATGGCCAGCATCACACAGAGCTGATCTGTACCTGCAGAGCGTGTCTGATGTGTCCTGAATCGTTGGATTTGGGATGCAAGCACAGAGCAATTGGACATGGGCAACAGATCTAACACAGTGTCCTGTAGCTACAGTTTAAAAACCCAGAATCTTAAAGGGAATTGCGGATTAACCCTGCCTGGATCTAGTCCTAAATATCTTAATCCATGATCATAAGAATTGTAAGCACAGCAGGCCACTGAATTTAGGTCTGGCCTAACTATTGGGCCATTCTTTATAATTCAAGAGGAAAGCCTTTGTTTCTGGTGCCTAACTCCCCTTCCTGTAGTGTTATCTAGCTAAGCAATCCAATTCACTGGATTTCAATCTTAGATTATTTTGTTAACTGACATGAAAAGATCCTATTATCATACTAACattataaaattttattattgCTAGAATGTATCTTAGctgttactgaaatatttttttaaagttactcAATATGCAAATGTTTCAACAAATAATAGCAAAAAATGGCTTATTCTGTTATTCAATTACTACTAACAATAATACTAATTGTTGTGAAATTTCAGTCTACACAGATGTACCTATTGAAAAAATACAAGTCACAATTCAAGCGGGAGATCAAGCTCCTACAAAAATGGTACGTTTAGTGACATTTGAAGATCCAGAGACTCAAGTATCTTCCAGCAAAGAAGTGATCAAAAGAGTGAAGAAAATCCTTGATGACACTGATAACCAGGTACTGCTGTAAAAACCCACTTCTAGGTTTGTGGAAGGCTGCACACAAAGCTTATTTATATCTCTTTTACTTAGTAGCCTCCCTTTTTTAGATAGTAAACAATAGTTGGAAAACTGAATCAGGATTTTGGTGGGTCTTTTGATTGAATTCATCTCTTTTGCAGTAAATGTGGTGAAGGACTTAAAGGAGAGCAGGTTGGTTTGGTAGGTTTCTCAGAAAATCAGCCATGTAAGATACAAAATAGATGTTGTGGGCCCAGAAGATAGCTAGCAGCTTCCAGTTACTACAACTGTGGCAGAAAGGTATGACACCTTCCTACCTACCCAGCTTGCTCTGAGGTAAGCATAGTAGCAGCCCTATCACTACTAACACTAGTCACATGTAACTGTATGATCAACAATATCTACAGGGATTTGGAGTATTGTTTTACTTATTTCTGTTCTTGGTATGCTATTATGTGTTGGCCTTACTGCAATGTATTGTAAGGATGCTATCTCAGGCTTACGTCTTGTCTTTTAAGGCAGCAGAGAAAATCATAGTTCTCTGTATCTATTTTACCTACAGCCTTCTGCagggacagagaaaaaaaaaaattgttttctatttccaaTGGTTTCTAATGGTTTTCATAATGGTTTCCAATTGACTAGGCAACAAGAAATTCCAGAAGCTCCTCATCCAGTGCCAGCAGCATCAGTGAGAGCACTGAGAGTTCAACAAGCACTCCCTCCAGCAGTGACTCTGACGACAGAGCATCACAAAGAGGCACCCAGATTAATCTGAAATCAAGGAAATCcaaagccaaagaaaagaaattctacCCATttggggacagcagcagcagcagcagtagtaGCAGCAGTAGTAGCAGCAGTAGtagcagcagcagtagcagcagtagtagcagcagcagtagcagcagtagcagcagtaGTAGTAGTAGCAGTAGCAGCAgtagtagcagcagcagcagccgcaAAGGCAGTAGCAGAAGTAGCAAAACCAATAGTGGCAGCAGCAGTAGCAATagcaagggcagcagcagcagtagtaGCAAAGCATCTGGTACAAGGCAGAATGCTAAGAAGCAGTCCAAGACCACATCATTTCCACATGCCAGCGCggctgaaggagaaagaagtgtccatgagcagaaacagaaaacacagagtagcagcagtagcagcagaagagccagcagcaacagcaggagcaccagcagcagcagtgaaagctCTGGTGTTTCACATCACCAGTGGAAACAGGACAGACAAGCTGAGACTAAACGTGTCAAATCTCAGTTTAACAGTCACAGTAGTTACGACGTTTCTAATGAATGGgtaacatttttaatgttttgacTTCTACTAGGAGGTGATCTTCACTGAGCTGTAGGTAATAGCTTCTTTTGGAATTTTGCAGGAAACATACCTGCCAAAAGTATACCGGCTCCGCTTCAGGTCTGCTCACACACACTGGGTAGGTGCCTAATTCAATTGCACATTGCTATGGTGGCTGGAGCTGATATGATCAAGCATATTGCTGGAAGGCTTTGGCTCGTTTCACTTGACCATTCCATATTGTCTAATAATATCACTCAGtactgacaaaataaaaataattattactaAAATACTAGCTATTGTACTGCATCCCTCTGTTGCAGCCCTAGCAACTTTTTGGTGAGGATACCTTTCAGCTAGATGCTGTACAATATTCAGCTTACAAAGACCATGAGAGAATTATAAAATATCAGGGCTTTCCTGTAGGATTAACTGCTTCCATATTTTTTTAGGGAGTTATAGTAGAAGGACAAAATCATTGGGTATCAGAAGCCGGGTTCAGTATGCATTAGTGCACAAGAGTATGTTAAAGTACATCTAAGGATGATAATGAAGTGAATTTCGTAGGTGTTACCTGCAAAGTTATTATGTATCCTGCTTATGAAAGAGAAAGCTGATCTGtagtgtttttaattaaatataatatctttttaaagtattttctaaataatcACTTATGAAGTTCAAGTTTAGTTTTGCCTGTCATTAGAACTGGACAATACAATGTCACCATTTACAATCACTGTCTGCATGGCATTCCTGTTTGCAGAGAAGTACAGGTGGATATAAGGCACATCCCTACCCAATTTCATGTCTGCTTCGTGATAAAAGTCATATGCTGTCTATGTATAAGTTGCCTGGACAAGGAGGCTTATAGCTCTGATTTTGATGTCTACACTAAAATTAAAGGCCACGCCATAGCCTTTTTAACCTATTTGTGTTTCATAGCATTCAGGCCACAGAACGTCAAGCAgctcatcatcatcatcttcctctGAGTATGGAAGCAGCCatagcaacagcagcagcagtgacagcagcagcaggaaaagccatatgagcagctccagcagcagtaGCAGTAGCAGCAGTCACCATCATGGGGAAAAAGCTGCCCACAGCTCAAGGAGAAGCCCTGTGAGCAGAGGAGCCAGTGCTCATCACAGACATGAATCCAGCCTGACACACGAGGTAGTATCTCAGAAGTTGCAGACAGACTCTAATCAGTTGAGCCAGGCAGCACCAGGAAACAGTCAAGTTTGTAAACTGGAATGTAGAGTGCACTGAGGTTCATTTTCTCCCCGTAAAATGTTTTTTCCGAATTCCTTTCACCTTGgaattttgtttcttgatttctgtATTACATTGCCCTTCATTTCTAAAGGCATTAGGTGTATGTGAAAGCCTGGAGCAGAAAAtgattgaagaaaataaagggaaaggGGATataaattaaagggaaaaaaaaagttatttttcttatgaaacTCCAGAGTCAAAAAAAAACTTAGAAGCTAGGTAAAAATGCGACTTAGAAGGACAtaagatttatttaaagaattaaaaataagcaaacaaacaaaaaaacccatcaaCTTAATTCCTCCTAGTTGTCATGAGTGCATGCTGagtataaataaaatcataatgCCTATGGTTATTGCTGATTTAGGAAATTTGAAGTCTCATTAGGCAGTGATCATTCTTATCTTTAATACATGCTTGATATTCTGGAACTGTActgcaaatgcagaaaatgtctATGGGAACTCTGCCACTACAAAgaatttcagaataatttgtTTGATAGTAGAATACACTGTGAATGTGTATAACTCTATGAAGGTATCCAGTATGTATGTAGGCGGCTATTCTGAATATCAAAATAATGCACAAAATCTTAAGTGTAAAAAGACAGTATAGAAGAGTCTTGGATCctgtatgaaaaaaatcacatccttGAAAATTTCTCATTAATGAAATGACTAGGACTGaaaccaaaattatttttaattattggaGATAAAGATAAAATGTACTAAACTGCTGAAGGGTGAAGGATCCTACTTGCTGTAAGCATACTTAAACCGGACTGTAGGCTCTCCAGTGAATACACTAAAATACTTAAGCACAGATGGTTGGGGGTTGTTTTTCAGCGCAACTTCCTGGGAGACGTAATTCCACCTGGCATTACAATTGTGGCACAGGCAGTAAGAAGTGACAACAGAAATCAAGGTTATCAAGCTACAGCATATGTTCGTTCCGATGCTGCCAAAGTTGATGTGCAACTAGTTGTGGTTCAGCTGGCTGAAACCAATTGGAAAGCATGTGCTGATGCTGTAATACTGCCTCTGAAAGCACAGGTAAGTACACAGGCAGCTTTGCCAAGTGAGACATCTAAAAGGCCCAcagttttttaaataagcacAGTGCACCTGCTGATTAGAAAGTCCAAACAGGGAATACATCAGTATTTTGAAATGTGCTCCAATTTTAGtaaaaaatcaggaaatgttCATAGATGTCACTCTCcttttgaattaaaacaaaaacaaacacaaaataaaaaccacttCAAAATCTGACTCCCCCCAAAATTTTTATCTTCAAGATgcatgaaaatgttatttatagaagtattttaaaagtttgaaaatatttctgtctaCTTATTATTTCTCATTCAATACAAGTTTACTTTTCTGGAAAtcaaactgtttttctctttgtaacTCATTTCATAAGATAATTACTCAAAGACATTTGAAACATTCTATTTCTTGGGATTTATATGTGATAGCAGAAAAATTAGGGTTAGATAATTGGTTGACACCTGagaaaacacagatgaaattacaggtcttttcttttttcactccATCCTGTCTTGTGCTTCCAGTGCACCTataaaggaaaaagtctttgGATAACAATTTACAAACTTCTATATTTTGCAGCAGCAGTTAAGTAACTCACCCTGTCATTTCAGCATTCAAAATGTAGAGGTTAAATACAGGAAGACTAATAGACATTTTAGTCCAATCTTCTTCTAGAACAAAATGTATACTGATTATTAGCTTACCAAGTTTAAGGAAATCTCAGGAAATTACAGCAAACTGTAGCCTATCTAGGAGtgaaagaaagatgtggaaacATATAAGATCAATGTGAAatttcaggaaagaagaaaaatttatattttgaaatcattAATGATGTTTCTGcaattcttttctgaaatctggGTGTCTTTTCCTGTCTGTAAAGGCTAGAATGAGATGGGGCAAGGAGTGCCGAGACTACAGGATAGCAGCCTTGGCTACCACAGGCCAACTGGCAAGGAAGCCAGCCATGCAGCTGAAGGTGCAATGGGGAAATGTTCCTTCCTGGATAAAAAAGACAAGCACAGTGTACGTAATTTGTTCTTTCCTAAACTGCTGCATTACCTTTTATACATTAGTTGGCATTCTAAATGCACTGAaagaactag of Meleagris gallopavo isolate NT-WF06-2002-E0010 breed Aviagen turkey brand Nicholas breeding stock chromosome 10, Turkey_5.1, whole genome shotgun sequence contains these proteins:
- the LOC104912515 gene encoding vitellogenin-1; its protein translation is CLFCSSKTFAVTRNIEDLAASKMTPVLLPEAVPDIMKMSFDSDSASGETDNIRDGQSVEDPVSSGNSFSFGHSSSWKEQFVQSMCSNASTFGIQVCIEKKSVHAAFIKNVPLYYLIGEHALRMSFKPVYTDVPIEKIQVTIQAGDQAPTKMVRLVTFEDPETQVSSSKEVIKRVKKILDDTDNQATRNSRSSSSSASSISESTESSTSTPSSSDSDDRASQRGTQINLKSRKSKAKEKKFYPFGDSSSSSSSSSSSSSSSSSSSSSSSSSSSSSSSSSSSSSSSSSSSSSSSRKGSSRSSKTNSGSSSSNSKGSSSSSSKASGTRQNAKKQSKTTSFPHASAAEGERSVHEQKQKTQSSSSSSRRASSNSRSTSSSSESSGVSHHQWKQDRQAETKRVKSQFNSHSSYDVSNEWETYLPKVYRLRFRSAHTHWHSGHRTSSSSSSSSSSEYGSSHSNSSSSDSSSRKSHMSSSSSSSSSSSHHHGEKAAHSSRRSPVSRGASAHHRHESSLTHERNFLGDVIPPGITIVAQAVRSDNRNQGYQATAYVRSDAAKVDVQLVVVQLAETNWKACADAVILPLKAQARMRWGKECRDYRIAALATTGQLARKPAMQLKVQWGNVPSWIKKTSTVFMQYVPGMALVLGFSEAHQRNPSRELIVRAAATSPRTIDTVIKVPGITLYYQGLRVPFTLPLGPSSSSYETRDITAWNFLPEIASQIAQEDQSTCEVSEGDFKTFDRMSFTCSFNKSCNVIVAQDCTEHPKFIVTTRKVDHQSLTREVHINTSSVNITICPAADSSLLVTCNKESVLSGSEVSEYEKDNIKIYKNGTRVIVEAPTHGLKNVDFDGEILKVTVTSWMRGKTCGICGNNDREKHNELLMPNHKQAHSCSAFVHSWVLLEETCSGGCKLQRSYVKLNRNPTIDGEESTCYSVDPVLKCMKDCTPIKKTSVKVGFHCFPKDTAVSLLEWQRSSDKKSASEDVVESVDSDIDCTCTGDCS